In Panicum virgatum strain AP13 chromosome 5K, P.virgatum_v5, whole genome shotgun sequence, the genomic window ggagagacctgcggctccccctcggtggcggagagagtcgcggtctgagacgccatccgccgagtcaccatggggtGGATGTGCCGAGGATCCCAATggacgactggcgggtggtacacctccggctcgactcgagagcgagtcggcggcggtggcgacggctccggtgtaggcgtcgcaggCGCCTCCGGTGTACGCTCAGCCGGAGCAGGTGTATCGGCATCGCTCGGCCTCCGCCacccccggtctggccggtgagaggagcaccaaggagggggccgggCGCGTGCAGGGAAAGTCTGGCAGTAGGGGTGGCGCCAGGGGCCTCGGGGAAGACGGttccggcggccggggtggcggcggcgccctggggcAGCCACGCGCCGGGGGCGGTGGcctgcgcggcgcgcgcggcggcgagggaggcaacGGCCCGCGCGGGATCCTGGGCGCGACGACCTGCGCGGCGTGCGCACGCGCGTCGGGCGCGACGGCCTGCTCCCGcgcggcctggatgagcttggCCTCAAGGTCCCGCAGCATCTCCTGCGCGCGCTCGTAGGTCGGTGCGGACGCGGGCGTGTGCACGGGCGCCGTCGGCGCGGCCATCGCGGGCAGAggcgccgcgggcgcggcgcggccacaagtgcggcggctgccggccggccatggatgtcggcagcggcggcgtcagcCCCGGCACCCACACCCCCTGCGCCCTGAGTGGCCACTGGCACGGGTTGCAGCGGGAGGAACGACTGCAAGGGTGTGGCAGGGGCGTCGTGGGCGtcgggggcaggggcaggggctgcggcaggggcaggggcgacGCCCGCGCCCACCCCCTGCCCTCCCgggccggcgacggcgtggcCGGCTGCGACCAGCTGGCAGTGCGCCTGCAGGAGCACGCGCGGGTGCTGCCACGCCGGCGGCACCGCAGCCTGGTGCAGCACGGACGCAGGGACGGGTCCGCCGGcgaccagcgcggcggcggcggcggggctcgctgCGGGCTGGGCAGCGGCAGCGCTCGCTGCAGCAGGGCCCGCGACCCCCGCACACCAGGCAGGGGCGGGGGGACCAGCACCCCGACGGCCAGCGCCCGCCGCGCCAGATCGAGAAGCAGGGGAgagaggaccggcggcggcaccagatCCGGAAGCAGGGAGAggagggaaggagaagggagggaaggagaggaacgccggcggcggcgggcgggcggccggctatggtgtgcaaacccacagccgggtggcgtagttcacccgcctaaacccagagggtgagtactcgggggtttgctaggattagcccaatctcggtggaagaacacgatgaacacagagggtttagagtggtttgggccgtcggagcgtaataccctacgtccactgtgtattgtattgcttgtgctctcaagaggttgagaacgggattgttcggagtgaatccgagcttgtgttgtatgTGCCTTTTGCCTGGCCTTCGAGCGTCTCGGTCTTGGCCTGTGTGTATCTgtttctagcgggcgtgctctcccttttatatgtccaaggggagcacgtacaatgagcggggccccgacatgtggacccggtgatgtattataaactacactttagccttcaatgcctcagattcggagatcttgtcgtcggcttccgtgcgtagcttctgaccagggatggtcttgagctgtcctgtcagagtagagtctagcctctgcagccgcgcgtcgaggtcattatgaagcgccgaactactgactcagtccactgtagcagcgtgcactgttgctccagtcagtagctggtcatcatgactcgtcgcccatgctcGCGGCAccgagtctttaatgcttgccttggtaactgacgagccgcctcggtaactggcgatccacagtgtggactgacaaaagctgccccgtgcccagaggcagcctctgttacgcggatactcctaggaggtggcgtatccgtatccgatacgtatcggatacggatacgccccGGATACGCCTCAGATACGTTTCTAGCCGTATCCTGAAAAAACGGATACGTATTTGCTTGAATACGCGTATCCGATACTTTTGGGCCAGATGGGATACAGCTCAAAGCAGTAATCAGCCCACCCAAATGCTGTTTTGGTAGAAGAGATGATACAAAATGATGAACTTGCTGCAATAGAACTAGATGAGCAGCAACTGAAGAACCCCTTGTGGAATCAGTTATGCTTTTAGAGAAGACTAGTTATAGAGGTAATGTTATATGGACACGCAAGTATTGCACATCTGAGTATAGGGGAAGTTACTCAAGAGTAAAATCTCACTTGCTGAATATCTAtgtgatatttatatataattattaattatcctagccgtatccccgtatcagtgttttttgggaaagtgcgtatccgcgtatccgatacatatcgtatccgatacccgtaccagtatccgtgtaacataggaggcagcagagcccgcctcaaccactcgcacttaatgcgggtgggtgagggagcttccagcggaaggcttgcgcccgcgcccgcgtctgcgtgacacgtggcggctccggacccctcccgagcagctagctgagccgagagctcacgggggtccggataggcacgtggaggtcccggacccatctgcgggagtccggatggcacgtggaggtcccggacccacctgtgggggtccgggtccgcggccacaggtgctgagcatttccacctctgggacacgtggtgacaccggacccgtccccgagcgggaagcgggtccgggaccgttggtccggtgagatggagtcggaccccaggggtccggctgctcagctccttagggcgtagttacggataactacgcgagtcttggcacagtaggagtgggtaccccagttgcagggtaccgacagtggcggcggcggcgcacagtgACTCGGCGGCTGGAGAGAGAGCTAGGCTATTGATACCATGATAGACGGAATAATTgtgtgtattcctccaaaccctagaaaggtgggatatatagttcctatacatgggcctctagatgggcctctatacatgggctcacgtATACACCAACAATTAGCACCCGGGGTTGAGCTTGAGTGGGCAGCCACTCAACTGGAAGCTGTACGGAGCCATTAGCAAaagctatttttttattttatcattGGAAAAGTCCTAAAAAATAATAGGTTAGCACATTTTACCCTTCTCACCCTGTTAGTTTTGAACTGCATGCTAGAATCTAGTTTTTTTCACACCTATGTCTTGTATGATCAGCTTGATGGTTGCTGGGCAAGTGGGCACTACTGCAGATGGAAGTCCCTAGGGCACACTATGATTTGACCATCTGATTGATCCTCGTTGCACATGATGTGACTACTATGCAGCATTGTCTCTACCTTCTGAAACTGTTATTTTGAATATAAAGAAGTGAAAGATGCACAGTTTTGGTTATAGAAAATAGAATATGGACTACATGCTCCAAATAGAACCCCTTTCATGTGCCTATTTGTAAGTTCTTTTTGTTCATATTTGTGAGCCTTCTGATCAAGACAGTGGAAAGCTTTTTCTACGGTATATGTATTTACAGGCATGGGAAAAGTGGCGAGGTCAAGTAACTAAACTGGAGTGCAGTGCATTTTGGATCCAGTGTGGTCACCAAAAAACCCGTGATGGTTTGAAAAAATTGCTTCATATTATGATGGGGAACATAAAGGAACTCACTGCTTCTACTTCCCATTGGCTGGAGCTGTTTGCTTCTCATTTTCTTTACATAAGACCATTTACAGTGGTTAGTACATTTGCTCTTGTAATGTAAACTTAAGAGCTTTGTGGTTCTCTGCTTGATTAAGTTATTTACTGCCGATGTAATTGCATTGCTTAGATCTGTAATGGCCTTTTCTCCTTAATACCGGAAGGGTTTGAAATGTTTCCACTGGAAAAAATCCCATTTCAGAATGTCATGAAACCACCTGCTTGCCAGCGAGATCATTTATTTGATCTCTTTGATTTTAGATGTGAAACTGTGTTTTGGACCCTTATATGAGTCCAGATGTGGATTTTAACCATCTTCTCTAGATCAATGGCCAGGCAAATTGCCAGTATTAGTTTAGAGCTGTACTGCATAGTGATTGTGTAGTGACCAGATGTTTTCTGGGAGCGAATTTTCTATGAGTCTGTGTCCTATTTCCTTTTTTCCCATGCAAACACTTCTGTTATATAGTTTTATTAGTTTATACCCTCTTTCaagttttttttgaaggaaatatgTATTTgtgttagcgcgccccacctagccaatccgaccataaaacccaggtgttatagtgggaggggtgatggcttttatccatagtccatcattccccctacggcgtgcgagcccggcgtagcccgcagcaggttctagtgcccggcgtagcccgcagcaggtctcagcagacgagaggcgcaggggaaatcgcgcagcggaaatgcgtggccgggtgggttcgaacccgggacctcggctctgataccatgttagcgcgccccacctagccaacccgaccataaaacccaggtgttatagtgggaggggttggggcttttatccatagtccatcaaTTTGAAAAGTTCACATAACTTCATGTTGCTTTAAAATCTGCATTTTTTCAGGGTTTTGAAGGGATGCACCATTTAGCACAAAAATGCATACAGCTTAAGCCATCCTCTGGCACTAATGGATTAATAGGCCTCGTTATTGGTGTCCTTTCAGAAAACCCAGAGGTTGGAACATAATGTGATTCTCTATACTCCTTATGTCCTTTGACTTTCGCATTCTCCTTTCTTGGTGTAACATCTTCTTTTCCATGATTAGGTTATCCTGGCAGAATGCACACAAAATTTTGGCCCATGGTAAAATGGACCAGCTGCTAAGTTGCTAATCTCTATTCAACATTGAGACACCATCCTAAACTGATTTGGGCATTTGTTACCGCAGGTTTGTCACGCATGCTATGGAACTGCTGACAGCTGATAATGACTATGCTGATACAATGTTGCATGAAGAGCGGCCTAACTTAGGTGGTATAAGCATAGAGGAACTACACCGGCTAGTCTATGCTCAAGTTTTGTGCTCTCATTCTTTAACTTGGCAGGTTAGTCATGTAACACTAACACAGTAACAGTAGTATACCAAGGACTAACTAGATTAGTTTTATGTATCAGTATTATTATTTGGTATTAGGCATTTTGCCATTGTCCATATGTTTTCGGAACTAGCAACTGCATGGATAGCATTCGATGCATACCTCTTGTTTCGATCCTTGATTCCTTTTGCCTCCCTtccattttgtttttttgccACTAGGCTGGGTTACCGAAGTGTGGGACCATCCAATGTTAAATAGGAAACAGGTCACAAGTAAAGAGGAGCTATTTTATTCTGCCCATGTTTGCTCAATATTTAGATGTGCAGCTTTAATTTTCTACtgctgttttatttttattttaaaatgaGATAAACTCATGAGCTTTTGCTGTCTGTTGATTGTAGCAAAAACGTCTCCTTTTGACAACATTTGTCTTGGCTATCTTGCATGTTTGGTTCTCAGATTGCGCCGACTTATCTGTCTTCATGTCTAAACCAAGGCCTAGGGCTCTTGGAGATTCTACTTCTCAAGCAACCTATACAAGATAATCGCCTAGTACTCAAGGTACCATGTATTTTAATTCGATACTTGCAGAGTCTTAAATCTCATTATTTGTAATCTAATGCACATATCTGTGAGCAGACTATGGAAATTTGCCGTTTGTATGAACTGGACAATGTTAGCGCAAACATAATGAAGGTAAATATGGTTTCTAATGGTTGCACAGCTttgattttcaaaaaaataaaagctCGTAGAACTTTTCTGTTATTATATAGAAATAGGAACATGTGTAGCTTATGGTTTGGATGTTTCTTAATATCTTTCTAATTATTCAGACTTTTACAGGTAGCTTACATTTTCCATTGTTCTCAACTGAACTCAATTTTAGCTTAACCTAAGATTCTTATCTAATTAATTTTAGCTTTCTCTTTAGATTGCTGGCATTTACCATTGGAAACATGGGCGAAAAGGGGCTGGTGTATACTGGTTCCAGCAAGCTCATGATAAAGTTCGTCTTGACAGAATTGCTCAACAGTTATTTGAACGCATTGGGAAGTCAGTCACAGATGATAGTTTTAAGGTATCAATCTTTGCTTCTTTCTGAACTCCTTGGCTGTAATCTGCAGCTTGTTCTCTGTGCAATAGTAACCTTAAAAAACGATAAAGAAATTAGAATATCCCCTTCAGCTAGTTGTTTTAACATAGAATATAACGATTTTGCATGGTCAGCAATGGGAAGGGCTGCTCGAGCTACTTGGTCCTGATATTGGTAGTGCTGGTGGTCTCGAGTTTCTTCATAGGTATTTCTTTCTTTGCCCGTCAAATTTGTCTCTGTACATGTCAATGTTGAATGCCAACTTAAAAGTATGAGTGTGCAAAGGTACCGTGACTTTAAGAGGTCTCTGCAACAAGCTTTAGATGGAAGGTCTGGTGAGGCTGCTCGGCAAACTGTAGATTTTCTTATACAGGTGAATTTCTTACACATCatctgtgtgtgtgttttttttaacaCATCTGACACTTCAGGCCCCATATCTCGTTAGACATGATAAAAAAGGGGTCCCTGCAATTCAATTTGAAGCAGTCAGCAGAGGATTGTAAATAACATGCGCCTTGGAGGATGCCAATAGTTTGTTGCCTCCAGTCTCCTGACCTCATAGATGTGTTTTGTTTGTAGCTTATGAGGAACCCATCCACACCGCAACGATTCTGGCTGCCCCTTTTACATGATTCAGTAAGTTATTTCTGTGTTTGTTTAGGACGCCAGTAACCTGTTGTCTCCACTCCTGGCTGCAGAAATCAAttttattctgtttttttttccaccACTTTTCCAGGTGGAGCTACTTAATTGCAAACCCAGTCCACTAATGAATGTTGCTGAGACGACCTTGTTGCTCAACAAGCTGCAAGAGCTGTTGCTCGCCAAGCTGCGCCCTGATTTTTCGAACAGTCACCTACCAAGCCATGCGTTGAGCTCCGTGAGATTGGCTGTGGCATCGAATCTGGCACGTGCCATCCTTGAAGACCCCTGAGTCGAGCACAGTGTAGCACAAGTTTGCTGGTGAATTGTCGTCATGTTCCCTTGTTTATCAGACTTGAGAAACGGTTGATATTGGGTCTGCTCTGGACGAGCAGTTGTGctataggctgtgtttagatccgtaaaatggtggtaaaaagggtcacatcggatactgtagtacactgtagtatttttcgtttgtttgtgataattgtTGTTCTATCATGACCTaaataggctcaaaagattcgtctcgtcgtgtacattaaaactatacaattagtttttttatttatctacatttaatgctctatgcatgagacaagatttgatgtgataggtgaatagtaaaATTTGGACagagaaattttgaaactaaacacagccatagaTGTACCGTACATTGTACTTTAGTTTAGTGCGTGCGGCGAATAGATCATAATCATTGTAGTTTGAAGGAAAAAAGAACCTATTAGCATGTTGTTGCTTGTAAACACTTTCTTCTGCGGAGTAtacttttgttgtgaaaaagagaacaaaatGATCTGGTCGGTCAACTGCTGTTCTCTGTTTGGAAAAATATACTAGCTGTTTGTTTTGCACAAGTTCTTTGATTTATTTAGTCACtgatgtatttttttattttttactaaCCTTTTTTTTAGAAGAATGGATGATGTCCTTTTCACTTCGATGCCATACAGCCATCGGGGAAGGGGCATAGCATCATTTAGTCCTCACGCGTAGCAACACACGAGCGTTATCTAGTGATTTTGCCAACACGCTTCACTTGTACAGAAGGATGTAACCGGCGCTCTGGTTTGATAGGAGAACTGTTCTGCGTCCGTGTCTATTTGCGTGCAAGAACCTAATATGCGATCGGGTTCCGTCTCCCGTTGCCAGCTTCATTCCACTGATTTCTCATTCATACGAGTGTTGTTGAGTATCACTCAGGTCATGCTGTCCATTTCGACTGTCTTAAGTGTCTCCACTTTTTTAAGATCAAATAACTCCATAAATTATTTCTGAATTCAATTTATCTCTAAACTATATAAATTGGTTTAATTTactcaaaaataaattatattagAAGGCAAATTGAATCAAATGATATAGTTTAGGTGCTAAATTGAACCAAGAGATAGTTAAGGAGGTATCTCAACTTCGATCAAatttgaggggagtaatttagacttttttttattatttaaaaTCAAAATAGGAAACCTCAAACGCGACCTTTAAACACGTGCAATGGTATGCACAGAACTTCTTTGATTTATTCGGACAATCATATGTCATTTTGATTGTCGACGAACCTTTTTTTAGAAGAATCCTTTTGTTGAGGGAAGAACATGAAAAGTTTCTTGGAAAATGATTCAGGGGACTTCTCTGACAAATAC contains:
- the LOC120708021 gene encoding nuclear pore complex protein NUP85-like isoform X2, yielding MPGMPTTDGSGAIVAFRGEPGQGTPSPPPVRLIRHGVAPPIFRVYISWSSGNLLQVACLRPPNSEVYGGAEGVAGSVVEVNLGCGSSGGAEVEEEIDDAEMRRIEYGSVPAFALLQSRKNALADAAAMSRMSAVPDCAEWWQYVLEYSKTIGNLLGNPDSSAAFMIEDPKTILKVREKPTSLRAAWELLEIFYVDKQLQSWLPERLVDWLAIVEDDPDYWNGLSAALSVGWLDIVVNMLRFHGSYQLDQMDNRETENGLVEAVAVLVSMMPLLRPNLPTGKLGQCCKTRPDFIKAWEKWRGQVTKLECSAFWIQCGHQKTRDGLKKLLHIMMGNIKELTASTSHWLELFASHFLYIRPFTVGFEGMHHLAQKCIQLKPSSGTNGLIGLVIGVLSENPEVILAECTQNFGPWFVTHAMELLTADNDYADTMLHEERPNLGGISIEELHRLVYAQVLCSHSLTWQIAPTYLSSCLNQGLGLLEILLLKQPIQDNRLVLKTMEICRLYELDNVSANIMKIAGIYHWKHGRKGAGVYWFQQAHDKVRLDRIAQQLFERIGKSVTDDSFKQWEGLLELLGPDIGSAGGLEFLHRYRDFKRSLQQALDGRSGEAARQTVDFLIQLMRNPSTPQRFWLPLLHDSVELLNCKPSPLMNVAETTLLLNKLQELLLAKLRPDFSNSHLPSHALSSVRLAVASNLARAILEDP
- the LOC120708021 gene encoding nuclear pore complex protein NUP85-like isoform X1; translated protein: MPGMPTTDGSGAIVAFRGEPGQGTPSPPPVRLIRHGVAPPIFRVYISWSSGNLLQVACLRPPNSEVYGGAEGVAGSVVEVNLGCGSSGGAEVEEEIDDAEMRRIEYGSVPAFALLQSRKNALADAAAMSRMSAVPDCAEWWQYVLEYSKTIGNLLGNPDSSAAFMIEDPKTILKVREKPTSLRAAWELLEIFYVDKQLQSWLPERLVDWLADFDCLLSAKESTVYSKLSNFQKQLINLQIVEDDPDYWNGLSAALSVGWLDIVVNMLRFHGSYQLDQMDNRETENGLVEAVAVLVSMMPLLRPNLPTGKLGQCCKTRPDFIKAWEKWRGQVTKLECSAFWIQCGHQKTRDGLKKLLHIMMGNIKELTASTSHWLELFASHFLYIRPFTVGFEGMHHLAQKCIQLKPSSGTNGLIGLVIGVLSENPEVILAECTQNFGPWFVTHAMELLTADNDYADTMLHEERPNLGGISIEELHRLVYAQVLCSHSLTWQIAPTYLSSCLNQGLGLLEILLLKQPIQDNRLVLKTMEICRLYELDNVSANIMKIAGIYHWKHGRKGAGVYWFQQAHDKVRLDRIAQQLFERIGKSVTDDSFKQWEGLLELLGPDIGSAGGLEFLHRYRDFKRSLQQALDGRSGEAARQTVDFLIQLMRNPSTPQRFWLPLLHDSVELLNCKPSPLMNVAETTLLLNKLQELLLAKLRPDFSNSHLPSHALSSVRLAVASNLARAILEDP
- the LOC120708021 gene encoding nuclear pore complex protein NUP85-like isoform X3 — protein: MPGMPTTDGSGAIVAFRGEPGQGTPSPPPVRLIRHGVAPPIFRVYISWSSGNLLQVACLRPPNSEVYGGAEGVAGSVVEVNLGCGSSGGAEVEEEIDDAEMRRIEYGSVPAFALLQSRKNALADAAAMSRMSAVPDCAEWWQYVLEYSKTIGNLLGNPDSSAAFMIEDPKTILKVREKPTSLRAAWELLEIFYVDKQLQSWLPERLVDWLADFDCLLSAKESTVYSKLSNFQKQLINLQIVEDDPDYWNGLSAALSVGWLDIVVNMLRFHGSYQLDQMDNRETENGLVEAVAVLVSMMPLLRPNLPTGKLGQCCKTRPDFIKGFEGMHHLAQKCIQLKPSSGTNGLIGLVIGVLSENPEVILAECTQNFGPWFVTHAMELLTADNDYADTMLHEERPNLGGISIEELHRLVYAQVLCSHSLTWQIAPTYLSSCLNQGLGLLEILLLKQPIQDNRLVLKTMEICRLYELDNVSANIMKIAGIYHWKHGRKGAGVYWFQQAHDKVRLDRIAQQLFERIGKSVTDDSFKQWEGLLELLGPDIGSAGGLEFLHRYRDFKRSLQQALDGRSGEAARQTVDFLIQLMRNPSTPQRFWLPLLHDSVELLNCKPSPLMNVAETTLLLNKLQELLLAKLRPDFSNSHLPSHALSSVRLAVASNLARAILEDP